One segment of Micromonospora parathelypteridis DNA contains the following:
- a CDS encoding nucleotidyltransferase domain-containing protein, whose translation MSASSGETGVGRGFDDPRWMVAERVAEAVQRRFPADVLAVAVHGPLAHGDDDGGGDSEAGLLVVTYRPGSGPRPATRRVDGVLVDLTVASAEDYLAQARVLSPLWPLTADRYVTTQALHDPTGWLRTLRDEHLGRLARARPAEFSTAARQAWYRGSAAHARAARLAEWYETDQALLMLGEARLAAATVSGLLSRTYFRDPGDAVRRTGLAGADMTEVGVVLGRQAEELAARGRAVDGTVDELLTA comes from the coding sequence ATGAGCGCGAGCAGCGGAGAGACCGGCGTCGGCCGGGGTTTCGACGATCCACGGTGGATGGTCGCGGAACGGGTCGCCGAGGCGGTTCAGCGGCGTTTCCCGGCCGATGTGCTCGCGGTCGCGGTGCATGGACCGCTGGCCCACGGCGACGATGACGGCGGTGGGGACAGCGAGGCGGGTTTGCTGGTGGTCACCTACCGGCCCGGTTCCGGCCCGCGACCGGCGACCCGGCGGGTGGACGGGGTGCTTGTCGATCTGACCGTGGCCTCCGCCGAGGACTACCTGGCGCAGGCCCGGGTGCTCTCCCCGCTGTGGCCGCTGACCGCCGACCGGTACGTCACCACCCAGGCGTTGCACGACCCGACCGGCTGGTTGCGGACGCTGCGCGACGAGCATCTCGGCCGGCTGGCCCGGGCCCGGCCGGCGGAGTTCAGCACCGCGGCCCGGCAGGCCTGGTATCGGGGCAGCGCGGCGCACGCGCGGGCCGCCCGGCTCGCCGAGTGGTACGAGACCGACCAGGCCCTGCTGATGCTCGGTGAGGCTCGGCTGGCGGCGGCCACGGTGTCCGGCCTGCTGAGCCGGACGTACTTCCGTGACCCGGGGGACGCGGTACGGCGCACCGGGTTGGCCGGCGCGGACATGACCGAGGTGGGTGTGGTGCTGGGTCGGCAGGCCGAGGAGTTGGCCGCCCGCGGTCGGGCGGTCGACGGCACTGTCGACGAACTGCTCACCGCTTGA
- a CDS encoding nitroreductase family deazaflavin-dependent oxidoreductase — MSVLGTLTRRVGHHRWFGAAARLLVPADRVVGRLTRGRVVALGLIPSLVITTTGRRSGKPRSNPLLYVPDDDAYVVIGSNWGQTQHPGWAMNLLADPAAEVHVKGRRVPVRAEPATGTERDRLWQLLVTEWPAYRTYVQRAGGREIRIFRLVPTGRGAPAGPPSAG, encoded by the coding sequence GTGTCAGTGCTGGGAACCCTCACCCGTCGAGTCGGTCATCATCGCTGGTTCGGCGCCGCCGCACGTCTGCTGGTCCCCGCCGACCGGGTGGTCGGTCGACTCACCCGGGGCCGGGTGGTCGCGCTCGGCCTCATCCCGTCCCTGGTGATCACCACGACCGGCCGCCGCTCCGGCAAGCCACGCAGCAACCCGCTGCTCTACGTGCCCGACGACGACGCGTACGTGGTGATCGGCTCCAACTGGGGACAGACCCAGCACCCCGGGTGGGCGATGAACCTGCTCGCCGATCCCGCCGCGGAGGTGCACGTCAAGGGTCGGCGGGTCCCGGTGCGGGCCGAGCCGGCCACCGGCACCGAACGCGACCGGCTGTGGCAGCTGCTGGTCACCGAGTGGCCCGCGTACCGCACGTACGTGCAGCGGGCCGGCGGCCGGGAGATCCGCATCTTCCGGCTCGTGCCGACCGGGCGCGGCGCGCCGGCCGGTCCGCCGTCAGCTGGCTAG